In Carya illinoinensis cultivar Pawnee chromosome 9, C.illinoinensisPawnee_v1, whole genome shotgun sequence, the following are encoded in one genomic region:
- the LOC122277561 gene encoding aquaporin PIP2-4-like — MAKDMEAGGHGGFSAKDYHDPPPAPFIDPEEFIQWSFYRAIIAEFIATLLFLYITVLTVIGYKSQIDPTKGGDDCGGVGILGIAWAFGGMIFVLVYCTAGISGGHINPAVTFGLFLARKVSLVRAVLYMAAQCLGAVCGCGLVKAFQKAYYSKYGGGANELADGYSKGTGLAAEIIGTFVLVYTVFSATDPKRNARDSHVPVLAPLPIGFAVFMVHLATIPITGTGINPARSFGAAVMYGKDKAWDDQWIFWVGPFIGAAIAAIYHVLILRAGAAKALGSYRSSGTI, encoded by the exons ATGGCCAAGGACATGGAAGCTGGCGGTCATGGTGGGTTCTCCGCCAAGGACTACCACGACCCGCCGCCTGCGCCATTCATCGATCCTGAAGAGTTCATCCAGTGGTCCTTCTACAGGGCTATCATTGCCGAGTTCATTGCCACGCTTTTGTTCTTGTACATCACTGTTTTGACCGTGATTGGATACAAGAGCCAGATCGACCCGACCAAGGGCGGCGACGATTGTGGTGGCGTTGGGATTCTCGGTATAGCTTGGGCCTTTGGTGGCATGATCTTCGTCCTCGTTTACTGCACAGCCGGCATTTCAG GAGGACACATTAACCCGGCGGTGACATTTGGGCTGTTTCTTGCGAGGAAGGTGTCGCTGGTCCGAGCGGTTTTGTATATGGCAGCACAATGCTTGGGAGCCGTGTGCGGATGTGGGCTGGTGAAGGCATTCCAGAAAGCTTACTACAGCAAATACGGTGGTGGAGCAAACGAGCTTGCTGATGGGTACAGCAAGGGCACTGGATTGGCCGCGGAGATCATCGGCACTTTTGTCCTTGTCTACACCGTCTTCTCTGCCACTGATCCCAAGAGAAATGCCAGAGATTCCCATGTACCT GTCTTGGCACCACTTCCAATCGGGTTTGCTGTGTTTATGGTTCATCTGGCTACCATTCCAATCACCGGAACTGGTATCAATCCTGCTCGAAGCTTCGGAGCTGCTGTCATGTACGGCAAGGACAAGGCATGGGATGACCAA TGGATTTTCTGGGTCGGACCATTCATTGGTGCTGCTATTGCTGCAATCTATCATGTACTTATCTTGAGAGCTGGCGCTGCTAAAGCTCTAGGATCCTACAGAAGCTCTGGCACCATAtaa